caaaaaaaaaaaaacaccaccgtTCTTCACCCTGTGTAATCTCTGAAAATAAACCATAAATCAACACAGAACTGTTATACACTAATGATACTGGGTATAACAGTTCTGTGTGGATTTATGGTTTACAAGatgtgctgttgttgttgttattgtttttataaataaataatattttttattcagaaCTTCATCAGAGTCTTGTTTCCTTCTGGGTGTCTTTGCCTGCTAGGCTGACTTGGGTGCTGTGGACTTCTTTCTGCCTATTTTGGTATCTGAAGTAAAGTGCACACGACCAGGCATTTTGATCAACCTCTTCTGTTTGCCTATCGTCTCTGCCCCTTCCGTGCGTTTCAGTTGCTGGGCCTCCTTCAGTAAGTCTGGAACCGGGGGCTGGCATACTGGGGTCAAGGCCATGCAGGGCAACAGCTTGTAGATTCTCAGCTAGTTAAGCAACAAAGAGTGAAACATAGCAAACTTCTATACTGTCAATCCCCAGAGAGCAGAACCATGGTCACTGCTGGTAGCAGAAAAGCTGAAGTCAGAATCTCATTATACAACACATTCTGGTACCTATTGCTTTCTGTCCTGGCCATTACCTGCTCTCTGCTGCTAAAGTTAACTTGGACTTCAGGGAATGTAGGTGGTAAAACATGCCTCACTTTCTGTTTGTACGATCTTCCCAGTATATTGCTTTTCTGTAAAATATACAAGTAAATAAAACGCTACAGATGGAAATTAAGTCAAAAACAGACTGCACAACCAAACCAGATCTTGATTTTGGGTTTACGTTTGTTACAGCAACAAAACAAGTAAGAACCATGGATTTCAGCTGAAATCAAGATACCGACATTAGAACAGGATAATGATGTGGGtttggttgttttgttgttgttgcagttACTAAACAAGGTGTATTGTTGGATTTGCTATTCACAGAAGTGTTAAACTGTGTTTTACCTCCACTCCCTTCACTTCCCACTTTTTCCAGGTGATGTTGATCTGATCGTTGGTGTAGTTGGCAATGACGGGGTTGTTCTGCAAAATCTCCTGCAGCTTGGAACTGGCATCCTGGGGCATTGAGCCCTTCATGAAATTAATGGTCTGGGAGTGCTGCTGCTTCTGATGGCTCAGCGTCTCCAGGATCTTCCTGGCACATCTTCAGCAAAACATTATCAGCTGAGTTAGTATATTATAAATCAAATGTAAGAAATCAAGCAgaatttcatttatatagtgcttaGTACTATCCAGCACAATAGAGGTTTTTAAAACAGCTTCTTGTGAAACAACCCTAGGCGCTGCAAAGTATGtcagtgtacttttttttaataagtaaaaaaaaaaaacccaaaaaaagaTGAATGTAGAAAATCCTATATTAACATATTGGTTTAGAAATATAACATTAGACATTTTGCACTCATAAGTAAATGCTTAGTGAGTCCAGCCCACAATGTTAGCTGCCTGTGCCTCAATGGGTGCTGTATTATCTGCAGGGTTCACTTACTCCCAGTGGGGGCGAGTGCCCTCATTCAGCACTTTCAGGGTTTGGCAGGAGGCGACTCTCTTTAAATCAGCAGGCAGCTGGGTGCGAAGGCCTGGCTGGACCCGCACCTGCCATAGAGCCTGGCCAAATGTACCTTAAAGGGAAAGGAGAGTGGTTTAGGATAAGCCCTTCCATGTGGGCCTGATGGTAACCAGACATACTGTGAGGTTCTGaaaaagaacaaaatatattGCCCAAGTTGGCTCATCCTaatttgctttaaaaacaaaaaaaaacaacattattcaaATCAAGAAACAGCGTCTGCGTCTGGGGCAAAAAATACCTTCAATTTGCTGTATCTATTCTATCCTATCTATCTGTCTAACTGCTTCCCCTTGTACACTACCGATATACAGCAGAAATTAGGTTTCTTTATTGCATGATTACCTATGTATTTGCCTGCAATGCTCCAAAGACGGACATTGCAGTCTAAACTAGCTGTGACGATCAACTGAAACCTGTCCACATACTCGACGTGGACTATCCGCTGCAAATGACACCTCCAGGAGCTCAGCAGTGTGGGTGGGACTGGAGAGGTGGTCCATCCATCCTGTACCTAAAAGTCACATACATGCTGTAACCTCAACAACAACATCAATCACACATTGCAGGTGACAGTATCATTCATGAACAAGTATGTTTCGGAAACATTACTTTCAATAGCTTAGCGAGTCGAGTGTCAGTAAGAGGAAAAAATGGTGATGCAATGATGTCATTGTATTAACTTACCGGCTTTCTATCTTTTACGTGAAGAGCAGACCTATGTAGCTTTCTCATTCAAGTTCTTGGATGACTAACAACTTGCTAATAGCAACATGGGGCAGTGCATGTGTTACCTCTTTTTCTGCCTCAATATCATCGCTCTTCGGCCCCTGCATTCTGCAGTACTCTGGGATGAGGTCTGGCAGTCTCAGGCCCTTGTTCACTCCATCGCTTGACGCAGGCCTCTTTTCTTCTTTTGTACGATAACAGTAATTTTCAATTTCCCAAATCTAAACAGACGAGCAGACATCAAACAATGCAGCAGCTGGAACCCATATTATACCAGCGTTATATGGCAAAAGCTGTAAGCAGAATCGGGAATGAAGTGGTCAGTGTGCAATCATCTTGgtttattaaatacatgaaaacCAAACAGTTCACCAAAACGTTCTGTTTTACTTTATAATTGCACCTCAATCACGGTTGGGCGGTTTCTCAGAAGCATGCTGAATGCAGACATGCTGTGATGTGTTTCCTCTGGGATCAGACTCTTATACTAGTAAACCATACCCTGATGTACCCGTTGGTATCCCCAGTCAACAGGATCTGACCCTTCTCGTCGGTGGACATGGTGCTGACAGACGTCTCTTCTGTGTTCACTGCGCGGAACTTGCCCAGTAGCCCCCCCTGGTGGCTGATAGACCAAGCGTAGATGTAGCCGTCGGCAGCACTGGAGAGCAGGATCGCGGTGTCAGGACTGCGTTCCCGCGTGCGGAGGAAGAAAACCTGCGGGTGGAGACACGGGAGAGTCGCAGTGTTACCCTACTGCACATACACCCTGCGGCTCGGATATCGAAAGACTGCTTCATCTCTCACCTTCTCCACAGCCAGTCTGGGTTTCTCCAGCTTCTCTTCAATTCTCTCCTCTTCCCTTTTCTTCTTCCTCCCCTGACAGGCTTTTTTCGGTTCTCTTTTGGCGCTCGTTTCTTCCTCCACCTCGCCGTCCACAACTAAACTATTTTCATTCAAAACACTCCGCATATCCTGCAATGCGAAGAAGATCCATGCATTGGGACAACTAGTGTAAAGAAGACCCACACACTTTCTGCATACAGGTTCTCCCCGGGGTGTTTATTATCTGGTGGTATGGACCTGTAGTTGCAGTCCAATAGCAAACGCTTCTTAATGTTAAGAGGTCCTGCAGTGTGGTCCCTGATGCAGCTGGTTCTTACCTGCTTGGAGTTAGCGAGGCTGGAACTCTTCATGACCGGGGGTGCCGAGGCGAGGGCCCTGTGCTGGCTGGAGAGGGTGCTGGATGAGGATCCGTCTGTCAAATTTGATTTCCTGAGGTTGGCCCAGGGCTCATTAACGTCCTCTGCATGATCTGGGGACTTGTCCTGCTTGGGCTTAACTTCTTCACTCACCTACACCAGGAAACACAAGGATACCATGCAAAGATAAAGAATACATTATCATTCTGTCACTATGCTCCACACTTGCTGGTGCTGCATCCAGTGCGATGCACATTGCTGCAGTTTCCTTTTAAACCTAATTGATGTATTTTTGATCCCTGTTATTGTTCAATTCTCATTTGCAGCCTCCTCGCCCCCCTGTCTACACATCACATGTCCACATGAAAGCCCTCCTGCCACTATCGTACTGCTATTGCACATGTCAGAGTGAGTCCTGACCCCCTTGCCTACCCGGACAGGCAGGAGTGGCTGGGGGCTCTGGTAGGGGTTGAACCTGCAGAAAGCCTGTCCAGAGTCGATGTTCCACACAATGATATCCCCGCTGTAGGAGGCCGTCACTAGCAGCTTGTTGCCGTGCATGTCCATAGAGAAGATATCCTCCGAGTGGTAGCGTTTCCACTGTCTGTACTCCAGCTCGTCATCTTCCTTAGCATCTCTAACCAGGGAAGAAAGGTTCAATAAAGGCTCAGTCTCATTTCTTTTTCAGGTAGTCTACCGCAGTAAGgacttggttatttttttaaaattaggggctacatggtgcattttagcaaattataTAAGAACTCTCCAGTTCTTTTATAAACTGAGTCTAGAAAAGACCCCAGACTGTATTTAGACTGTAGCTGTGTAAGTTCTACACATTATTTCATAGGCTCCCAAAAGGTTTCCATCTGGCTATTGATTGGGGGAAATCAATAAGCGCAGAGTGTTCCTGATTGAATTACCACTCTGCTCAAGGCTGGCTCTTCTCATCAATTAACCATGCCAGCTCTGCACATGGCTATGAATTCTATGAACATGATAATACTCACAGGTACCACATGACATACTTGCTCCAGCCAGAAACATAAATTCTCTGGTTAAGGTACAGAATTCCAGTTACCTGTGAAAAACATATGCGCATCAAAACCTGCCCATGGGTTTAAAGGTTTCATGAAGAAGACCAACAACAAGTTGCACCCAGGTATATATCCCATTAAACACTACAAGGTAATTCCAGTGAAAACAGTCTTTGCTATTTAAGAGACGGGCTGGTTGCATAAAACACCTAAAGTTTAAGTACAATACTTAAGGGTTCATTTTCCCTTAACTAGGGTATCGACTTAAATGTGTCAATCTGCTTCTGCAACACCCTAAATTCAAGGAACTCTTAAGGGAAAAACTAAGGGGAAATTTAGCTGGCCACAGGTCTCTTCCCAAAACTTACAAATAACTAAAAGCTGTGCAGAAGGATActtgaaatgaaatgtataattattttaaagatacaGGTTGATGGCAATACTGGACTGAAGGAGCAGTTGTGCAGTTTTGAGCGTGCCTCCTGTACTGTACCTCTGTGTTGTTGAACTTGGGCAGCTCCCAGAGACAGGCTCCGTTGTTAAAGTTCCACAGTTTGATGGTGCCGTCCATGCTTCCGGTGATGAGTCGTCTTTTGGGCCCGTCAAAAGTCATGGCCGTCACCTCCACCCCCTTCTCACTGGAGGTAAGGAACTGCATGACCTTCTCCCCAGTCAGGATGTCCCAGACACTCACCAGTCCGTTGTGACAGCCGCTCACCACCTGAATAATGGGCAGGTACGATATGTCATTAAACTGGCTCGCTGTTTATTTAATTCCTGCCTAGTTTAGCCTCCTGTGACCTTTTAGACTATCCAAGTTTTTAAACAGCAGCCATGTCATGTTCTTCCACGTGGGTGTTTGTTGGGCCCAGGTCTGTAGTTAACTGTTTGCAAACAAAGAGGTTTTCAGTGTGATGGAGGAAGTCCATCCATCATGAATGCTTCTTTGTGAAAAAGTACTTCTGGAAGCCCACACACAAGCTGTATGCAGTTTACTGTTTGCGCCTTTCTGAAAATGGCTTATGAAACTAGTGGGTCTGACCTGTTATTCTGATGAATTCATGCTCAGGATTTAATATGaattaatgtaaaataatgcGTCTTTATTAGATGTTAAATGTAGATGAATTAAATGATCCAAAGGCTAAAACTATTAAGACATTAGGTGATTCTGAAGTTGCTTAACAAAGACGTTGATTCCTGATCATAGCTACTTCTCTATAAGAGCTTGCTCGCAGCGCAGAAGGACTTGAGAAGGTTTCACTTGACAGAAtgcaaatacaataaaaagaatgCCTCAGTCAAGGACTCGAGAGTCCTGCCCTCCCTTCCTACCTGCTTGAAGTTGCTGTTATAGAGAGCAGCACACAGCGGCTGCTCGTGAGATGTGAGTCCCTTAAAACTTGCTTCTGCATCTTCTATAGCGCCTTGTAGAACCCCAATCTACAGAAATGCAGGAGTTATTGAGGTCATATACTAAACAGCTCTCAGTGCGTGTGCAAATACAATACTTTCAATAGGCACTGCCATGCTGGGGTTATCTAAAGACCAACAACAGGGTGCTTTTATATCGGATTTATTGTGATGTAATGTTGCATACTGCTCTGTGCATTTAGCTGTCTACCTAGGCAAAGATCAAATTCTATAATAAGCTAATTGGTATTTTTAAGTGCGATCAACACTTGATAATATGGAAAGCAATAttggtacagtagtctctggctaagagaacacccctcgagaagctagcgaagtgttctcttagccgaaatgttctctaagacagagttgaccaccggacaaaatatatgaatcaataaatatgaTCAATAAATATGAATCAATaagatatgaatcaataaatacaaatgtgtttattaCTTATGTCAGGACGTATGCcaatcaacatatgaaatgaacagaataagtaagagaaaagcaataggtaaGCTTATGTtaataaagtataataataaactaGCTAGAAACTGACAAAGTCAGTATTTGAAAAGATTgattaaaccatttgaatttgattttgatggtgatgagttatcaggttacaaaacagtactgtatcagttttgaattggtgccaaaaaaggtgttcttttaaccaaagttcctgttccttatGTAAAGCATTTACAATAGGAAGAGTCCCTTTTACCACAAGgctgttctcttaggaggtgttctgTAATTTAAGTCTATAGTGTAGCTAGCATTTTGTAGCACTCATATCACACAGTAACTTACCAGGAAGGTAGCGAGGGACAGTGTATTGGTCTCCTTGTTGTAGTGGATGTCGGAGATGGGGAACCTCCCAAGATTCATGTTTCTGGAGTGGATGTTCTGGAGACAGGTGCAATCATCCAGATCCCACACACGCAGGTTCTGTAAGACAAATGTCCGTTGGAAAAGCTATCAAAAACAACTGATTTAGGAAAACAAATAAGAGGTTCATAAATAACCAAGCAGGTAGCATCTATAAATTTCTGGGAAGAAAAATCGTGTTTGAAGATGTGAGTTGTTGTATGGAGTTACTAATGCCAGAACTCACTTTATCTTTTGAAATGCTGATGATCTTGTTG
The sequence above is drawn from the Acipenser ruthenus chromosome 29, fAciRut3.2 maternal haplotype, whole genome shotgun sequence genome and encodes:
- the LOC117422318 gene encoding WD repeat-containing protein on Y chromosome-like encodes the protein MHFLWISRSQASPESENAADGKQSQRVEDQINDEHLHRIERMFREADVDGGGGLDMEEFREAMKKIMGEVDDEDLDIIFMKVDTNCDGSVDWDEYLNYMLLEYREKDSLHRQNRPLFFPKPLKLIPVVHCEVIVRIQFYPIHTRQAEKKEDKTGLPKALTQLGRYMSISRDGFLNYWNERFKLIRTVHVKRKQAQQIWVTDMVCMPNMNMLAVSSTDRDIEFFDISASKCDRLFSLTGLDNYIIVMNYWTDGKKGVFSIGDARGNIVVLTSLDVVRYGLFNMPGFSTTSGGSCRIPIQSVFKNTSSIYCCYKVNSLLNDWCRKIQFIPELNAVVTCSACDQTAMVLTTLPHANKSRIQNSTFFLKKGILCFDYTPEWNLIVTGGFDRIVRMWNPYVTNTATSQMKGHNSAITHIVVNGKANKIISISKDKNLRVWDLDDCTCLQNIHSRNMNLGRFPISDIHYNKETNTLSLATFLIGVLQGAIEDAEASFKGLTSHEQPLCAALYNSNFKQVVSGCHNGLVSVWDILTGEKVMQFLTSSEKGVEVTAMTFDGPKRRLITGSMDGTIKLWNFNNGACLWELPKFNNTEVTGILYLNQRIYVSGWSKYVMWYLDAKEDDELEYRQWKRYHSEDIFSMDMHGNKLLVTASYSGDIIVWNIDSGQAFCRFNPYQSPQPLLPVRVSEEVKPKQDKSPDHAEDVNEPWANLRKSNLTDGSSSSTLSSQHRALASAPPVMKSSSLANSKQDMRSVLNENSLVVDGEVEEETSAKREPKKACQGRKKKREEERIEEKLEKPRLAVEKVFFLRTRERSPDTAILLSSAADGYIYAWSISHQGGLLGKFRAVNTEETSVSTMSTDEKGQILLTGDTNGYIRIWEIENYCYRTKEEKRPASSDGVNKGLRLPDLIPEYCRMQGPKSDDIEAEKEVQDGWTTSPVPPTLLSSWRCHLQRIVHVEYVDRFQLIVTASLDCNVRLWSIAGKYIGTFGQALWQVRVQPGLRTQLPADLKRVASCQTLKVLNEGTRPHWECARKILETLSHQKQQHSQTINFMKGSMPQDASSKLQEILQNNPVIANYTNDQINITWKKWEVKGVEKSNILGRSYKQKVRHVLPPTFPEVQVNFSSREQLRIYKLLPCMALTPVCQPPVPDLLKEAQQLKRTEGAETIGKQKRLIKMPGRVHFTSDTKIGRKKSTAPKSA